Proteins from one Mobula birostris isolate sMobBir1 chromosome 10, sMobBir1.hap1, whole genome shotgun sequence genomic window:
- the rbmx2 gene encoding RNA-binding motif protein, X-linked 2, which translates to MNALTKVKLINELNEREAQLGIQDKVSWHSEYKDSAWVFLGGLPYELTEGDIICVFSQYGEVVNINLVRDKKTGKSKGFCFLCYEDQRSTILAVDNFNGIKIKGRTIRVDHVANYRPPKDGDDIDDVTRTLREEGCGPKAPPPASVSSESSDEIASEVPTKKRKKEKKKKKKKEKKEKKLKLEKEEQSSKQFAKSSLQSHSPTPAVRIKREREDEGYEKYANTNRDCHGDRSVDQRGTTSKRKHSDGVDEMRNREKWDERNQSRNLERDERRRNDQNSRGSCSEKSSRDSRCNHSDGRETRHEEERQSYQREKMPRKERSENRHDDRDKYRKNDHNRREERDSDCESAKTKERRSKHTNGSRYKEKDDHRD; encoded by the exons TGCACTCACAAAAGTGAAGCTCATCAATGAGTTAAATGAAAGAGAGGCACAGCTGGGCATTCAAGACAAAGTATCCTGGCACTCAGAGTACAAGGACAGTGCGTGGGTCTTCCTGG GTGGCTTGCCTTATGAATTAACAGAAGGGGATATTATCTGTGTGTTTTCACA GTATGGGGAGGTTGTTAACATCAACCTTGTGCGAGACAAGAAGACCGGGAAGTCAAAAGGCTTCTGCTTTCTCTGCTATGAAGATCAGAGGAGCACCATTTTAGCTGTGGACAACTTTAATGGAATCAAG ATTAAGGGAAGGACAATCCGTGTTGACCATGTAGCCAATTATCGCCCTCCAAAAGATGGAGATGATATCGATGATGTGACAAGAACACTGAGAGAGGAAGGCTGTGGACCAAAAGCACCTCCTCCAGCGTCAGTGTCCTCTGAGTCCTCTGACGAGATTGCTAGTGAGGTGCCAACTAAAAAACGGAAAAAAG aaaagaaaaagaagaagaagaaagaaaaaaaggagaaaaaactGAAGTTGGAAAAGGAGGAACAAAGCTCCAAACAATTCGCCAAGTCCTCTCTCCAAAGTCATTCGCCTACACCAGCAGTAAGAATTAAGAGAgaaagggaggatgagggataTGAGAAGTATGCCAACACAAACCGAGACTGTCATGGAGACCGCAGTGTTGACCAAAGAGGAACAACAAGTAAAAGAAAGCACTCAGATGGAGTAGATGAAATGAGAAATAGAGAGAAATGGGATGAGAGAAATCAGTCTAGGAACTTGGAGAGGGACGAGCGGCGAAGAAATGATCAAAACAGCCGAGGATCATGCAGTGAAAAGTCAAGTAGAGACTCAAGATGCAACCACAGTGATGGGAGAGAGACAAGACATGAAGAGGAAAGACAGAGTTACCAACGAGAGAAAATGCCGAGAAAAGAGAGGTCTGAGAACAGGCATGATGATCGAGACAAGTACAGGAAGAATGATCACaacaggagagaggagagggattcCGATTGTGAGAGTGCCAAGACTAAAGAGAGGAGAAGTAAGCACACCAATGGCAGTCGTTATAAAGAAAAAGATGACCACAGGGACTGA